The DNA sequence AACTTTTACATCCATACTGAAAAGAAAATCTGCCAGTGGAAGATAATAACTTCCCGAAGCCTCCATCACAACCAAATCTTCTTTACCAATTAGCTTTAAAAGTTTTTTAAAACCAACTTTACCATTCTCTAAAACCACATGTTTCCAATCTGCGTTTTCTAAAAAACTTACATCAAAAACTTGCTTACTAATGTCAATTCCTATAAATTTACACATAACAATAATTTTTTAAAAGGAAAATACTACTGTAACTTATCTATCCTTAATACAGGCTTTAATGCCTCATGATCTGTCCAAGTTTATGTAGTAGGGGTAAAGTGATTTTCATTGCGAACGGTCTTTAAGACAAATGACAAGTAATAACCTTTCTCTTTACCCTTTCCTTTTTATTACTACATAAAGTTATTAACATTTAGAGATTTAATCCTATATTATACTTATGCAAACATAGGATGACAGATTGCAACGGAGAGCCGGACGTGTTTTTCAAAGGAGCGAAAATCGTTTTGCTCCGAAAAAAATTCTTAATTTTGCAAAAAATATATCATCATGCCAAAAATATCTCATAGAGCGCAAAATATGCCCGCATCGCCGGTAAGAAAATTGGTTCCTTTCGCCCTGCAAGCGAAACAAAAAGGAATTAAAGTTTATCATTTGAATATTGGTCAACCTGATATTGAAACGCCACAAACAGCTTTGGATGCGGTGAAAAACAATGATTTGAAAATCTTTGAATACGCACTTTCTGAAGGGAATTTAGATTACAGAACGGCGCTGAAAGATTATTATCACACGCTTGGTTTTACGGATCTTACGACCGATAATTTCATGGTGACTAATGGAGGATCGGAAGCGTTGAATTTTGCTATTTCAACTTTGTGTGATGATGGTGATGAGATTATTATTCCGGAGCCTTATTATGCGAATTATAATGGTTTTGCAAATACTTTCAATGTGAATGTTGTAGCGGTTTCTTCCACGATTGATACTGGATTTGCATTGCCTCCGATTGAGGATTTTGAGAAAAAAATCACACCAAAAACAAGAGCGATTTTAATTTGTAATCCTGGGAATCCAACCGGTTATCTTTATACAAGAGAAGAGCTTCAGAAATTGGCCGATATGGCTTTGAGACACGATATCGTGATTATTTCTGATGAGGTTTACAGAGAATATGTGTATGATGGAAAGCAGGCAGTATCAATGTTTGATTTCCCTGAAATCGCTGAAAACTGTATTATAATTGATTCAGAGTCAAAACGGTACTCAATGTGTGGCGTAAGAATCGGTTGTTTGGTTACGAGATCTAAAAAAATTCATGATGCTGCGATGCTTTTTGCGCAGGCAAGATTGAGTCCGGTTCTTTTGGGGCAAATTGCAGCGGCGGCAGCTCATCAGAATGATACAGAATATATTTTGAAAGTTCGTGCAGAATATACGCACCGTAGAAATGTTTTGGTGGATTTATTGAATGGAATTCCGGGCGTGATTTGTCCGAAACCTAAAGGTGCATTCTATTGTGCGGTTGAACTTCCGGTTGATGATACTGATAAGTTTGCGCAATGGTTGCTTGAAAGTTATTCTCATAACAACGAAACCATTATGGTGGCGCCAATGAGCGGTTTTTACAGCAATCCGGAATTGGGTAAAAAACAGGTGAGAATTGCTTATGTTTTGAAAGAAGATGATTTAAGAAGGAGTGTGGAGTTATTGAATGACGCACTGCAAAAATATAAGATCGAATTTGGTCTTTAAATTATGAGCGGGTTTTTTAGCCCGCTTTTTAATTTTTTATTTTAACGCAAAGTCGCAAAGTTTTTA is a window from the Kaistella flava (ex Peng et al. 2021) genome containing:
- a CDS encoding pyridoxal phosphate-dependent aminotransferase, with the translated sequence MPKISHRAQNMPASPVRKLVPFALQAKQKGIKVYHLNIGQPDIETPQTALDAVKNNDLKIFEYALSEGNLDYRTALKDYYHTLGFTDLTTDNFMVTNGGSEALNFAISTLCDDGDEIIIPEPYYANYNGFANTFNVNVVAVSSTIDTGFALPPIEDFEKKITPKTRAILICNPGNPTGYLYTREELQKLADMALRHDIVIISDEVYREYVYDGKQAVSMFDFPEIAENCIIIDSESKRYSMCGVRIGCLVTRSKKIHDAAMLFAQARLSPVLLGQIAAAAAHQNDTEYILKVRAEYTHRRNVLVDLLNGIPGVICPKPKGAFYCAVELPVDDTDKFAQWLLESYSHNNETIMVAPMSGFYSNPELGKKQVRIAYVLKEDDLRRSVELLNDALQKYKIEFGL
- a CDS encoding IS110 family transposase; translated protein: MCKFIGIDISKQVFDVSFLENADWKHVVLENGKVGFKKLLKLIGKEDLVVMEASGSYYLPLADFLFSMDVKVVVENPLVIKRYSQSKLKRAKTDKADSRIISEYAQKNAEDLKLWVPDSEVVSKMRQYLRVFNCFKNR